The Mesorhizobium loti DNA segment CGGGGACACGCCTGCCGGCAAGGTCGCGCGCGGCTGACAGCGCCGCATTGCCGAGCGCCAGCAGAGCGTAGACGGAAATGCCTTGCATGGTCGGTTGCGCCACCATCAGCGCGCCGATGAAACCGAGCCCGATCAGCGCCATGCGCTGGCCGCCGATGCGTTCGCCAAACAGGATCGAGGAGCCGACCAGCATCAGGAGCGGCGTGATTTGCCCAAGCGCGGTGGAATCCGCGATCTGCATGTTGGCGAGCGCCACGACGTAGCAGAGGATCGCCGCCATCTCGAGCAGGTTCCGGCGCAGCACATGGCCGTCGAAGATCAACGGGATTTGTTTGCCGTAGCCGAGCAGGAACAACAGCGGGAAGCCCCAGAGCGTCGCCGCCACGCCGCGCAGGAACAGCACCTCGTAGGACGGCAGGCCTGCGGTGGCCAGTTTCATCATCGTGTCGTTGACCAGGTACGACCCCGTCGAAACGATCATGAACAGCGGGCCGCGGATCGAGGCAGGAATGAAATGCATGGGGTCAGGAGATCAGACCTCGGTTGCCGCCGCAATGGGCCATCAACTGGCGGTGATCCAGACAGGGATTGGCGGGCGGGAGCCCTCGATGCAGGCCGCGATCGATCGGCCTGTCACCCATTTCATTTCACCCATCGCCTTCCTAAATCAGCGCCACATCCCCGCAATCGGATCCCAGGTTCGGACTGAGTGAGACGGCACCCAGCCAAAAGACGCTTGTGTTTTTTGGCCTTTGTCGCTAATCGCCCCGCATTCGACAGAACTGAAGGTCAAGGCCGTCCAAGGAAAGAGACTATGGCAAAAGGTAAATTCGAGCGCACTAAGCCTCATGTGAACATCGGCACGATTGGTCACGTTGACCATGGCAAGACGTCGCTGACGGCGGCGATCACGAAGTATTTTGGCGAGTACAAGCGCTACGACCAGATCGATGCGGCGCCGGAAGAGAAGGCCCGCGGCATCACCATCTCGACGGCTCACGTCGAATACGAGACGGCCAACCGCCACTACGCCCACGTCGACTGCCCCGGCCACGCCGACTATGTGAAGAACATGATCACCGGCGCCGCGCAGATGGACGGCGCGATCCTGGTCGTGTCGGCCGCCGACGGCCCGATGCCGCAGACCCGCGAGCACATCCTGCTCGCCCGTCAGGTCGGCGTGCCGTCGATCGTGGTGTTCCTCAACAAGGTCGACCAGGTCGACGACGCCGAGCTGCTCGAACTGGTCGAGCTCGAGGTGCGCGAACTGCTGTCGAAGAACGAATTCCCCGGCGACGACATTCCGATCGTCAAGGGTTCGGCGCTGGCTGCTCTTGAAGATTCGAACAAGACCATCGGCGAGGACGCGATCCGCGAGTTGATGGCTCAGGTCGATGCCTACATCCCGACCCCGGTTCGTCCGCTCGACAAGCCGTTCCTGATGCCGATCGAAGACGTGTTCTCGATCTCGGGTCGTGGCACGGTCGTGACCGGCCGCGTCGAGCGCGGCGTGGTCAAGGTTGGCGAGGAACTCGAAATCATCGGCATCCGTCCGACGACCAAGACGACCTGCACGGGCGTGGAAATGTTCCGCAAGCTGCTCGATCAGGGCCAGGCTGGCGACAACATCGGCGCGCTGCTGCGCGGCGTTGACCGTGAAGGTGTCGAGCGCGGCCAGGTTCTGGCCAAGCCGGGCACGGTGAAGCCGCACAAGAAGTTCGT contains these protein-coding regions:
- a CDS encoding elongation factor Tu, with translation MAKGKFERTKPHVNIGTIGHVDHGKTSLTAAITKYFGEYKRYDQIDAAPEEKARGITISTAHVEYETANRHYAHVDCPGHADYVKNMITGAAQMDGAILVVSAADGPMPQTREHILLARQVGVPSIVVFLNKVDQVDDAELLELVELEVRELLSKNEFPGDDIPIVKGSALAALEDSNKTIGEDAIRELMAQVDAYIPTPVRPLDKPFLMPIEDVFSISGRGTVVTGRVERGVVKVGEELEIIGIRPTTKTTCTGVEMFRKLLDQGQAGDNIGALLRGVDREGVERGQVLAKPGTVKPHKKFVAEAYILTKDEGGRHTPFFTNYRPQFYFRTTDVTGIVSLPAGTEMVMPGDNITVDVELIVPIAMEEKLRFAIREGGRTVGAGIVVTIKE
- a CDS encoding EamA-like transporter family, producing MHFIPASIRGPLFMIVSTGSYLVNDTMMKLATAGLPSYEVLFLRGVAATLWGFPLLFLLGYGKQIPLIFDGHVLRRNLLEMAAILCYVVALANMQIADSTALGQITPLLMLVGSSILFGERIGGQRMALIGLGFIGALMVAQPTMQGISVYALLALGNAALSAARDLAGRRVPAEVPGMIVAISAVVVVLIGAGAAHLMSERWVMPEARHLLLMAGAGFFLIFGHFFIFMAYRVGPTSAVAPFYYSFTVWAVISGLLVFGQFPNALAVCGILLVVGSGLTIVSLDQRKRRLTVVA